One region of Maylandia zebra isolate NMK-2024a linkage group LG10, Mzebra_GT3a, whole genome shotgun sequence genomic DNA includes:
- the LOC101488130 gene encoding GTPase IMAP family member 7-like, whose product MADTLAHAKDLHLRMVLLGKAGVGKSAAGNTILGREAFQSFSSFSSVTLECQQETAQVDGHTLTVVDTPGLFDTTLSVDQVVTQIVRCITFAAPGPHVFLVVIQSTRFTSEEEETIKILQKMFGEDAARYIMVLFTYGDNLQDGVDIYSSISGNRPLHRFISQCGGRYHVFNNKSEDRSQVKELLEKINTMVQRNGATYYTNDMLQEAERAIREEMKRLRKANPDMGEEEARRRAKFLKAAGIGAGVGFILGPVGSALGAGVAIAVVAMKQGECVIL is encoded by the exons ATGGCCGACACACTAGCTC ATGCAAAGGACCTCCACCTGAGGATGGTGCTGCTTGGGAAAGCTGGAGTAGGGAAGAGTGCAGCGGGAAACACCATCTTAGGAAGAGAagcttttcagtctttttcttctttttcttctgtaaCATTGGAGTGTCAGCAAGAAACAGCCCAGGTGGATGGTCATACACTGACTGTGGTTGATACTCCAGGTCTATTTGACACCACCCTGTCTGTAGATCAGGTGGTTACACAGATTGTTAGATGCATCACCTTTGCTGCTCCTGGTCCTCATGTGTTTCTGGTTGTGATCCAGTCGACCAGATTCACAagcgaagaagaagaaacgatTAAAATTCTTCAGAAGATGTTTGGAGAAGATGCAGCACGTTATATTATGGTCTTGTTCACGTATGGAGACAACCTGCAAGACGGAGTCGACATCTACAGCTCAATCAGTGGAAATCGGCCTCTGCATCGCTTCATCAGTCAGTGCGGAGGAAGATATCATGTTTTTAACAACAAGAGTGAGGATCGCTCTCAGGTCAAAGAGCTGCTGGAGAAGATCAACACCATGGTTCAGAGAAATGGAGCAACATACTACACCAATGACATGCTGCAGGAAGCTGAGAGAGCCATCAGAGAAGAGATGAAACGACTTCGGAAAGCAAATCCAGACATGGGAGAAGAAGAAGCGAGAAGACGGGCGAAGTTCCTGAAGGCTGCTGGGATAGGAGCAGGTGTTGGATTCATATTAGGACCAGTGGGATCAGCCCTGGGAGCAGGAGTGGCAATTGCTGTTGTGGCAATGAAACAAGGAGAATGCGTTATACTGTGA